Proteins encoded by one window of Salvia splendens isolate huo1 chromosome 7, SspV2, whole genome shotgun sequence:
- the LOC121742248 gene encoding probable inositol transporter 2: protein MEGEAIHGGGADTSAFKDCFSLASNNPFVLRLAFSAGIGGLLFGYDTGVISGALLYIRDDFSSVDTKTVLQESIVSMAVAGAIIGAATGGWLNDKYGRRTALLVADFLFFVGAILMAAAPNPAVLILGRVFVGLGVGIASMTSPLYISEASPAKIRGALVSTNGFLITGGQFLSYLINLAFTKAPGTWRWMLGVAGLPALLQFILMLLLPESPRWLYRKGREDEAEAILKKIYSPEQVLVEMENLKESIEKEAVENSSSEKISMVKLLRTTTVRRGLVAGVGLQVFQQFVGINTVMYYSPTIVQLAGFASNRTALLLSLVTAGMNAFGSIISIYFIDRTGRKKLLIISLCGVVVSLGLLSAVFHETASHSPAVSAAETSSLAPYTCPDYQSAGTEPLWNCMKCLKAESPSCGFCGSAKDKMLPGACLLSNNTVRDNVCHGEGKAWYTRGCPSSFGWLALVGLSLYILFFSPGMGTVPWIVNSEIYPLRFRGICGGIAATANWISNLIVAQFFLSLTEAIGTSWTFLLFGVISVVALLFVLVCMPETKGLPIEEVEKMLEGRALQLKFWARRSDSTKHNLQI, encoded by the exons ATGGAAGGAGAAGCTATACACGGCGGCGGAGCAGATACCTCCGCTTTCAAAGACTGCTTCTCCCTCGCATCCAACAATCCCTTTGTGCTCCGCCTCGCTTTCTCCGCCGGCATCGGTGGCCTCCTCTTTGGCTACGACACAG GTGTGATATCAGGAGCTCTTCTCTATATCAGAGATGACTTCAGCTCTGTCGATACAAAAACAGTGCTGCAG GAATCAATAGTCAGCATGGCTGTAGCGGGAGCCATCATAGGCGCTGCCACCGGCGGCTGGTTGAACGACAAATACGGCCGCCGGACCGCTCTCCTCGTCGCCGACTTCCTCTTCTTCGTCGGAGCCATTCTGATGGCTGCAGCCCCAAATCCTGCCGTCCTGATACTCGGGAGAGTGTTTGTCGGCCTTGGTGTCGGGATAGCTTCCATGACCTCGCCACTCTACATCTCCGAGGCGTCTCCAGCAAAGATCAGAGGCGCCCTCGTCAGCACCAACGGATTTCTCATCACCGGCGGCCAGTTCCTCTCTTACCTAATCAACCTTGCTTTCACCAAG GCACCCGGGACATGGCGGTGGATGCTCGGAGTGGCTGGATTGCCGGCTCTCCTGCAGTTCATACTGATGCTGCTCCTCCCAGAATCGCCCCGTTGGCTTTACAGAAAG GGGAGAGAGGACGAAGCTGAAGCAATATTAAAAAAGATATATTCGCCTGAACAAGTTCTTGTTGAGATGGAAAATCTCAAGGAGTCGATTGAGAAAGAGGCGGTGGAGAATTCATCGTCTGAGAAGATCAGCATGGTGAAGCTGCTGCGGACGACAACAGTTCGAAGAGGGCTCGTGGCCGGAGTAGGGCTACAGGTGTTCCAGCAGTTTGTGGGCATAAACACGGTCATGTACTACAGCCCCACGATAGTTCAGCTGGCTGGCTTTGCATCGAACCGGACAGCACTCCTGCTGTCGCTTGTCACTGCAGGGATGAACGCGTTTGGCTCCATCATCAGCATATACTTCATCGACAGAACAGGAAGGAAGAAGCTGCTCATCATAAGTTTATGTGGCGTTGTCGTGTCACTTGGCCTTCTATCAGCCGTGTTTCATGAGACTGCATCACATTCACCAGCCGTCAGTGCAGCAGAGACATCAAGCCTTGCTCCATACACCTGCCCCGACTATCAGTCAGCAGGGACGGAACCTTTGTGGAACTGCATGAAGTGCTTGAAAGCAGAGTCCCCAAGCTGTGGGTTCTGTGGATCAGCTAAGGACAAG ATGCTTCCCGGAGCATGTTTGCTGTCGAACAACACGGTCAGGGACAATGTCTGCCATGGAGAAGGCAAGGCATGGTACACGAGGGGATGCCCGAGCAGCTTTGGCTGGTTAGCCCTAGTTGGACTATCCCTGTACATCTTATTCTTCTCACCTGGAATGGGCACAGTTCCGTGGATTGTCAACTCCGAAATATACCCTCTGCGATTTCGTGGCATCTGTGGAGGCATTGCTGCAACAGCAAACTGGATATCTAACCTGATCGTTGCGCAGTTTTTTCTATCCTTAACAGAAGCAATCGGCACTTCTTGGACATTCCTTTTGTTTGGAGTTATTTCAGTTGTAGCTCTGCTCTTTGTGCTGGTTTGCATGCCTGAAACGAAGGGCCTTCCCATCGAGGAAGTTGAAAAGATGCTGGAGGGGAGAGCTCTACAGTTGAAATTCTGGGCGAGAAGGTCTGATTCAACGAAGCACAACCTGCAAATATGA
- the LOC121741866 gene encoding glutaredoxin-C1-like, translated as MEVAKGVRSAVRINGGADQHRAAASDLESVCEKVSALVSGNAVVVFTISGCCMCHVVKQLLFGLGVGPTVVELDRDASGGQILSLLHRLSGSGGGKAVPAVFVGGKFLGGIETVMACHISGSLVPLLKNAGALWL; from the coding sequence ATGGAGGTAGCGAAAGGCGTCCGATCTGCGGTGAGGATCAACGGCGGCGCGGATCAGCACCGCGCGGCGGCGTCGGACTTGGAATCGGTGTGCGAGAAGGTGAGCGCGCTCGTCTCCGGCAACGCGGTGGTCGTCTTCACCATCAGCGGCTGCTGCATGTGCCACGTCGTCAAGCAGCTCCTCTTCGGCCTCGGCGTCGGACCTACCGTCGTCGAGCTCGACCGCGACGCCTCCGGCGGCCAGATCCTCTCGCTGCTGCACCGCCTCTCCGGCAGCGGCGGAGGAAAGGCCGTTCCGGCGGTCTTCGTCGGCGGAAAGTTCCTCGGCGGGATCGAGACGGTTATGGCCTGCCACATCAGCGGATCGCTCGTTCCGCTCCTCAAAAACGCCGGTGCTCTCTGGCTCTGA
- the LOC121741652 gene encoding CBL-interacting protein kinase 23-like: MVMASKSGVGGSSSGGGGGSGRTRVGRYELGRTLGEGTFAKVKFARNLETDENVAIKILDKEKVLKHKMIGQIKREISTMKLIRHPNVIRMFEVMASKTKIYIVMEFVTGGELFDKIASRGILREDETRNYFQQLINAVDYCHSRGVYHRDLKPENLLLDAKGILKVSDFGLSALPQQVREDGLLHTTCGTPNYVAPEVINNKGYDGAKADIWSCGVILFVLMAGFLPFEEPNLVALYKKIFKADFKCPRWFSTSVTKLIKRILDPNPSTRITISEILENEWFKKGYQAPEFEQEDVTLDDVNSIFNESEDSPNLVVEKRHERPPAAAPVTMNAFELISTSQGLNLGSLFDRQMGLVKRETRFTSKCPASEIMSKIETAAGPMGFDVKKNNYKMKLYGEKSGRKGHLSIATEIFEVAPSLHMVELRKAGGDTFEFHKFYKNLSTGLKDIVWTAGEEVQQEETSRSAHPRP, encoded by the exons ATGGTGATGGCATCGAAATCGGGCGTTGGTGGCAgtagcagcggcggcggtggtggcagtgGGCGGACTCGCGTGGGGAGGTATGAACTTGGGAGGACTTTGGGAGAGGGGACTTTTGCCAAAGTGAAGTTTGCTAGGAATCTTGAGACAGATGAGAACGTGGCCATCAAGATTCTTGATAAGGAGAAGGTTCTCAAGCACAAGATGATTGGCCAG ATCAAGCGCGAAATTTCAACTATGAAACTGATAAGGCATCCTAATGTCATCCGGATGTTTGAG gttatggccagCAAGACAAAGATATACATTGTTATGGAATTTGTAACCGGTGGTGAACTCTTTGACAAGATT GCTAGTCGAGGCATACTGAGAGAAGACGAAACAAGGAATTATTTTCAGCAGCTCATTAACGCGGTTGATTATTGCCACAGCAGGGGTGTTTACCACAGGGATCTTAAG CCGGAGAATTTGCTGCTTGATGCCAAGGGCATTCTCAAAGTCTCCGATTTTGGTTTAAGCGCCCTACCACAGCAAGTTCGG GAAGATGGATTGCTTCACACGACATGTGGAACGCCAAATTATGTTGCCCCAGAG GTAATTAACAATAAGGGCTACGATGGAGCTAAGGCAGACATATGGTCTTGTGGTGTTATACTTTTTGTACTTATGGCTGGATTTCTTCCCTTTGAGGAGCCGAATCTTGTGGCATTGTACAAAAAG ATATTCAAGGCGGACTTCAAGTGCCCTAGATGGTTTTCAACAAGTGTAACGAAACTAATCAAAAGAATTCTGGATCCCAACCCATCCACA CGTATAACGATCAGTGAGATCCTCGAAAACGAGTGGTTCAAGAAGGGATACCAGGCACCTGAATTCGAACAAGAGGATGTTACCCTGGATGATGTGAATTCAATCTTTAATGAATCAGAA GACTCTCCAAACCTTGTTGTGGAGAAGCGGCACGAACGCCCTCCTGCGGCTGCTCCAGTGACTATGAATGCCTTTGAGCTCATCTCCACCTCACAGGGTCTCAATCTCGGTTCGCTCTTTGACAGGCAGATG GGTCTTGTCAagcgagaaacgagatttacATCAAAATGCCCTGCCAGTGAGATTATGTCGAAAATCGAGACAGCTGCCGGGCCTATGGGGTTTGATGTGAAGAAAAACAACTACAAG ATGAAACTTTATGGGGAAAAATCCGGGCGGAAGGGTCACTTATCCATTGCTACAGAG ATTTTTGAAGTAGCTCCATCACTTCACATGGTTGAGCTTCGCAAGGCGGGAGGAGATACATTTGAATTCCACAAG TTTTACAAGAACCTTTCGACCGGGTTGAAAGATATCGTATGGACAGCAGGCGAAGAAGTACAACAGGAAGAGACCAGCC GTTCTGCTCACCCGAGGCCTTAA
- the LOC121741867 gene encoding filamin-binding LIM protein 1-like yields the protein MGELQIQHPFSLPPPPLPPLPPPSPSRDDSAPPEPTSRDDNSPPPAPPFDPSRMIGIIKRKAMIKELAAAYHAECLTYCQELLELQKNIDEPFTDIKLPEEPRKEVQKPAKRVKKSR from the exons ATGGGGGAACTCCAAATTCAACACCCCTTTTCTCTTCCACCTCCGCCGCTGCCCCCTCTTCCTCCGCCGTCTCCTTCACGCGATGACTCCGCTCCGCCTGAACCCACATCTCGGGACGACAATTCTCCTCCTCCTGCCCCTCCTTTCGATCCTAGCCGAA TGATTGGGATCATCAAAAGGAAGGCCATGATCAAAGAATTGGCAGCTGCATATCATGCTGAGTGCCTCACCTACTGCCAAGAACTATTGGAACTACAGAAAAATATCGACGAG CCATTTACAGACATAAAACTTCCGGAGGAGCCAAGGAAAGAAGTACAAAAACCTGCCAAACGAGTCAAGAAGTCCCGCTAG
- the LOC121742249 gene encoding 50S ribosomal protein HLP, mitochondrial-like, with protein MAASNSSKLFRVGRSILGGLSNNALGASRPSSKLADMDFLSQQTRTFIQMRTNLKVVDNSGAKRVMCIQALKGKKGARLGDVIVASVKEAHVGGKVKKGDVHYAVVVRAAMPRGRCDGSEVKFDDNAVVLINKQGEPIGTRVFGPVPHELRKKKHLKILSLAEQIA; from the exons ATGGCTGCTTCTAATTCTTCTAAATTGTTTCGTG TTGGCCGTTCAATCCTGGGTGGTCTGAGCAACAATGCTCTTGGGGCGAGCAGGCCGTCTTCCAAATTGGCAGATATGGATTTCTTATCTCAA CAAACAAGAACATTCATACAGATGAGGACAAACCTTAAAGTGGTGGACAATTCTGGGGCAAAAAGAGTGATGTGCATACAAGCATTGAAGGGAAAGAAAGGAGCTAGATTGGGGGACGTAATAGTAGCATCTGTCAAGGAAGCACACGTTGGTGGGAAAGTGAAGAAAGGAGATGTTCACTATGCTGTTGTAGTTCGCGCTGCAATGCCACGGGGCCGTTGTGATGGGAGTGAAGTCAAGTTTGACGACAATGCTGTTGTACTCATCAACAAGCAAGGCGAGCCAATTGGCACCAGAGTGTTTGGCCCTGTTCCTCATGAGTTGAGAAAGAAGAAACATCTCAAGATTCTAAGTCTTGCTGAGCAAATTGCCTAG
- the LOC121741865 gene encoding p21-activated protein kinase-interacting protein 1-like, with amino-acid sequence MSLVAGSYERFIWGYKLNRSLTLTPLFSFPSHLSTIKTVAVAGTVAVSGGNDDCVKIYDLASSSEVGSFHHSASVTSVAFYSPPSLSSLPRNLLAADADGSVSIYDADPFVLLKSVKIHKKSINSMSVHPSGKIALTVGHDQCMALVNLVRGRRSFYCKIGKEASLVQFDESGDRFSMVVDEKVSIHEAEDAKLIVELDNTKKVLCAASGANGILYTGGEDRNISAWDTASGKLAYSIENAHAARVKGIVVLSKSSADSRADNPYIVASASSDGVIRVWDVRKAADGKPLSEVHTKSRLTCLAGSSIRSLKLPPNEKPNTDENLDAAVES; translated from the exons ATGAGTTTGGTGGCAGGGTCATACGAGCGTTTCATTTGGGGCTACAAACTGAACCGTTCACTAACCCTAACCCCACTCTTTTCCTTCCCCTCCCACCTCTCCACCATCAAAaccgtcgccgtcgccggcaCCGTCGCGGTCTCAGGCGGCAACGACGACTGCGTCAAAATCTACGACCTCGCCTCCTCTTCCGAGGTAGGATCCTTCCACCACTCCGCGTCCGTCACATCCGTCGCCTTCTACTCCCCACCTTCCCTCTCCTCCCTCCCGCGGAACCTCCTCGCAGCCGACGCCGATGGCTCGGTCTCCATCTATGACGCCGACCCCTTCGTGCTGCTCAAATCCgtcaaaattcacaaaaaatcGATCAATTCGATGTCCGTGCATCCCTCGGGTAAGATAGCGCTGACCGTCGGCCACGACCAGTGCATGGCGCTGGTCAATTTGGTGCGAGGAAGGCGGAGCTTCtactgcaagatcggcaaaGAAGCGTCGCTTGTGCAATTCGATGAAAGCGGCGATAGATTTTCGATGGTTGTCGACGAAAAAGTCAGTATTCATGAAGCGGAGGATGCAAAGTTGATTGTCGAGCTGGATAATACGAAGAAAGTCCTCTGTGCTGCTTCCGGCGCT AATGGCATACTGTATACTGGTGGGGAAGATAGGAACATCTCTGCCTGGGACACAGCCAGCGGAAAATTGGCTTACAGTATTGAAAATGCTCACGCAGCTCGTGTCAAAGGCATTGTTGTGCTATCTAAGAGCAGTGCTGATTCAAGGGCGGATAATCCTTATATAGTGGCATCTGCGTCATCTGATGGTGTAATACGCGTCTGGGATGTGCGAAAGGCTGCTGATGGAAAGCCCTTGAGTGAGGTCCATACCAAATCAAGGCTCACTTGCCTCGCTGGATCATCTATTAGAT CTTTGAAACTGCCGCCCAATGAAAAACCGAACACGGATGAAAATCTAGATGCAGCTGTAGAATCATAG